A single genomic interval of Aedes aegypti strain LVP_AGWG chromosome 1, AaegL5.0 Primary Assembly, whole genome shotgun sequence harbors:
- the LOC5574256 gene encoding uncharacterized protein LOC5574256 produces the protein MKHQQVVPDYSAMVQTSGTVLCLVFSGWVLFRLVQAIFWLPGYLEQSQGKLYDKIERKDTAQKPSNKNAKAKDSDAEDNDDDDLEKSEEKGNGDANEPEKTGNKKEN, from the exons ATGAAGCATCAACAGGTGGTTCCGGATTATTCCGCGATGGTGCAAACCTCCGGCACGGTGCTGTGTTTGGTATTTTCCGGTTGGGTTCTTTTCAG GCTAGTGCAAGCGATTTTTTGGTTACCGGGATATTTGGAGCAATCCCAGGGtaaattgtatgacaaaataGAAAGGAAGGATACAGCGCAAAAACCTTCCAACAAGAACGCCAAGGCCAAGGACTCCGACGCTGAGGATAACGATGACGACGATTTGGAGAAAAGTGAAGAAAAAGGCAATGGCGACGCGAATGAACCGGAGAAGACgggaaacaaaaaagaaaactaG